The Pseudomonas sp. SCA2728.1_7 DNA segment TGGCCACCCGCATCGCTTCCCGCCGCATAAGGTCAACTACCGCGCCAACCTGTGGGCGTTGAAGCAGGCCGGTGCCGAAGCGATCATTGCCGTTAACGCGGTGGGCGGCATTCATTCGGCCATGGGCACCGGGCATTTCTGCGTGCCGCACCAGATCGTTGACTACACCAGTGGGCGCGAGCACACGTTTTTCGCCGATGATCTTGAGCATGTCACCCACATCGACTTCAGCTTTCCCTACAGCGAACCGTTGCGTCAGCAACTGATTGCCGCCGTGGCCGCTGAGGGCTGCGAATACAGCGATCAGGGCGTTTACGCCTGCACCCAGGGTCCGCGTCTGGAAACAGTGGCCGAGATCGTGCGTCTGGAACGTGATGGCTGCGACATCGTCGGCATGACCGGCATGCCGGAAGCGGCACTGGCCCGCGAGCTGGATCTGGATTACGCCTGTCTGGCGCTGGTGGTCAACCCGGCAGCTGGCAAGACCACGCAAGTGATCACCATGGCCGAGATCGAGCAAGCGTTGCATGACGGGATGGGCAAGGTGAAATCGGCGTTGGCGCGGGTGTTGGCCGGCTAAGGGCTGCCCATGAGCATTTTCATCGAGCAGCTCAAGTCGTTGGCCTGGACTCAGGCATTCAGTAGCAAGGCGCTGGCCAAGGCTCGCGCTTATGCCGCCGATGATCGGGTAGAGATCATCGAGATCAATGACAAAAAGATCGAGGCGTTCTGCGTCGGTTCGGAAAATCAGGCGTATGAACAAAGCATTTACCTGTCCGAAGATCGGCTGGGTTCCGTCAACTTGCGTTGCCTGTGCAGCTGTCCTGTTGTAATCGACTGCAAGCACTGCGCTGCGGTGCTCTATCACCTGCAGGGCAGTGCTGATGATGCGTCTGAAAGTGACGCACAGATCCCTTTGGGGCGGGCGCTGGAGCATTGGCTTTCGACCATTCCCGTGCCGGCCAAGCCTGCTGAAGAAGGCGCGCAAACCGCAGGCACGCGCCTGTTTTACAAGCTCAAGCCAACGCCTGTGAGCGGCAAGTGGCTGCTCGATATTTTCAAGGTTTCCCAGCTCAAGAGCGGCGAGTTACGCGAAGTCAAACCGATGTATTCGCTAGCGGAAATGCTCATGCGTCAGCCCGGCTACCTGTCCGAGCTGGATCTGCGCGTCGCCAGGCTGCTGGTTGCCATGCACTCCCACCACGCCTATTACAGCGGCTATCCGCTGGAAGGTAGCAGCGGCGCCGAACTGCTGGAAATGCTCCTGCGCACCTCGCGGCTGTTCCTCGATTTCGAGGATCTGCGACCGTTGGTGCCGGGCGCGAAGCGCATCGGCCAGTTCGCTTGGGCCGAGCAGGCAGACGGCGGTTTCCGTGCGCAGTGGAGCAGTGCCGAGGCTGAGCAGGAGACCGTGCTGGCGCTGGAGCCGCTTTATTACCTGGATCGTGAACAGCGGCAGATTGGCCCTCTGTTCAATGAACTGGAAGAAAAACTGGCCAGCCATTTGACGCTGGCACCGGATATTCCGGCGCGTCAGGCGATGCAGTTCAGCCACCGCATGAGCGCCGCGACGAGAATCCCGCCGCCCCACCAATTGACCGAACGAGTCATCGACGACGTACTTCCGCAGCCGCAACTCACCCTCGTCAGCGGTCGGGAGCGCTCGCGCTGGGAATACATTCTTGAGCACCGCGCCGCCCTGGTGTTTACCTACAACGGCCAGCCGACGGTGGATCGCAACCCGGAAGTGATGATCCTCAACGGTACCGAAACCCAGCGCATTCAACGCCAGCCTGCGGTGGAAAAGAAACTGCGCCAGATCCTGCAAAAGCTCGGTTTCAAGAAAGCCACGCGCAAGAGCTCGCTGGATCGTCCCGGCGAGATGTTCACGTTGCCGGATGATTCCGCCTGGCTCGGGTTTATGCACGAAGGGCTTGCCACGTTGCGCGCCTCGGACTGGCAAGTCGAGGTCAGTCCCGGCTTTCATTTCAATGTGCAACCGGTTGAGCACTGGTACGCCGAGGTCGAAGAAGAGGCTGGGCATCAGTGGTTTGATTTGCAGTTGGGTATCGTCGTCAATGGCCAGCGCTACAGTTTGCTGCCGATCCTTCTGCACTTGTTGCGCACCCAGCCGCGCTTGCTTGACCCGGTCAATCTGGCACAGCGCAGCGATGACGAAAAGCTCTTGATCGAACTGAAGCCCAGCGGCTTTGGTGACTCTTCGGGCGCCAAGGTCGCGCTGCCGCTGAGTCGGGTCAAGCCGCTGATGGCCACGCTGGGCGAGTTGTACCTGGGTGGTCATCAGGGCGATGCACTGCGTTTGAGTGTCCCGGATGCCGCGCGCTTGAGTATGCTCGATGGCGTGCCGCTGGATTGGCAGGGTGGCGAGCGGCTGCGCACCTTCGCCAAGCGCTTGCAGAATTCCAGTCACACCCACGTCGCTGCGCCGGCCGGCCTTAACGCGCAACTGCGCCCGTATCAGCTCGAAGGCCTGAACTGGATGCAGACACTGCGCGAGCTTGAGGTCGGCGGCATTCTGGGCGATGACATGGGGCTGGGCAAAACGCTGCAAACCCTGGCGCATCTGCTCACGGAAAAACACGCCGGGCGCCTCGATTGCCCGGCACTGGCGGTGATGCCGACCAGCCTGATTCCCAACTGGCTCGACGAGGCCGAGCGTTTCACCCCCCAGTTGAAAGTATTGGCGCTGCACGGCACGGGGCGGCAAAAGGATTTCGCTAATCTGGCTGAGTACGATCTGGTGCTAACCACTTACGCGTTGCTGCCAAGGGATTTGGAGACCTTGCAGCCGCAGCTGTGGAGCGTACTGATTCTCGACGAAGCGCAGAACATCAAGAACCCGATCAGCAAAGCGGCGCAAGCGGCCCGTGACCTGCAGGCCCGCCAGCGCTTGTGCCTGAGCGGCACGCCATTGGAAAACCACCTGGGCGAGCTTTGGTCGCAGTTCCACTTCCTGATGCCCGGTTGGCTTGGCGACAGCAAGTCCTTCAATCGCGATTACCGCACGCCAATCGAAAAGCACGGCAATGTTCAGCGTATGCAGCACCTGACAGCGCGCATCAAGCCGTTTTTGCTGCGCCGCAAAAAGGATCAGGTGGCCACCGAACTGCCGCCGAAAACCGAAATTGTCCATTGGGTTGATCTCAGCGACGGTCAGCGTGATGTCTATGAAACGGTGCGCGTGGCGATGGATAAAAAAGTCCGCGACGAAATTGCCCGCAGTGGCGTGGCGCGCAGTCAGATCATCATTCTTGATGCCTTGCTCAAGCTGCGTCAGGTCTGTTGCGACTTGCGCCTGATCAACATGCCGATAACGGCGAAGGCACTGCGTTCCGGCAGTGGCAAGCTGGTCAGCTTGATGGAGATGCTCGAGGAGTTGCTGGGCGAAGGTCGCCGGATCCTGCTGTTTTCCCAGTTCACTTCGATGCTCGCCTTGATCGAGGAAGAATTGCAGCAACGTGATATTGCCTATTCGCTGCTGACCGGTGACACCACGGATCGGCGCACACCGGTGAAGGATTTTCAGGGCGGCAAGGTGCCGTTGTTTCTGATCAGTCTGAAGGCCGGGGGGACCGGTTTGAACCTGACCGCTGCGGACACGGTGATCCACTTCGACCCTTGGTGGAACCCGGCGGTGGAAAATCAGGCCACCGATCGTGCGTATCGAATCGGGCAAAACAATCCGGTGTTTGTTTACAAGCTGATCGCTCGCGGCACGGTAGAGGAAAAAATCCAGGCGTTGCAGCAGGAGAAAGCTGCGTTGGCCGGGGCGGTGCTTGAGGGCGGGACGACGGGTGGCTGGAAGCTGGAGCAGAGTGACATTGAGGCGCTGTTTGCGCCGTTGCCTGTATCCAAGGATTGAGCCTGGGTTTTAACCGTTAGACCGAGGTGAGCCATTCGCGAGCAGGCTCGCTCCCACATTAGATTTGTGTGATTCACAAAATCCCTGTGAACACTGGATTGGTGAGTGCCACAGATCCAGTGTGGGAGCGAGCCTGCTCGCGAAAGCTATTTAACAGACGAAAAAGATTTCAACGCTTATCGAGCTTGTCCGGCAACGGCGCAAACAACGCTTCAATGTCATCACTCTGCAACTTCCAGTCCCCGGCCTTGCGCCCATCCAGCACGCCGGCCGCCAAGTCGGATTTTTCCTTCTGCAGGTGCTGAATCTTTTCTTCCACAGTGCCCCGGGCAATCATCTTGTAGACGAACACCGGTTTTTCCTGGCCGATCCGATAGGCGCGATCCGTCGCCTGATTTTCGGTGGCCGGGTTCCACCACGGGTCGTAGTGAATCACCGTGTCCGCCTCGGTCAGGTTCAAACCGACACCACCAGCCTTCAAGCTGATCAGAAATATCTGACGCTTGCCACTCTGGAATTCCTTCACCGGCGTGCGTCGATCGCGGGTCTGGCCGGTCAGTAGCGCATAGGCGACATTGCGTTTTTTCAGCTCGTCTTCGATCAAGGACAGCATCGACGTGAACTGTGAAAAC contains these protein-coding regions:
- a CDS encoding S-methyl-5'-thioinosine phosphorylase yields the protein MTVYAIIGGTGLTQLEGLTIRQSLAVDTPYGAPSADVQIGEYAGKEVLFLARHGHPHRFPPHKVNYRANLWALKQAGAEAIIAVNAVGGIHSAMGTGHFCVPHQIVDYTSGREHTFFADDLEHVTHIDFSFPYSEPLRQQLIAAVAAEGCEYSDQGVYACTQGPRLETVAEIVRLERDGCDIVGMTGMPEAALARELDLDYACLALVVNPAAGKTTQVITMAEIEQALHDGMGKVKSALARVLAG
- a CDS encoding DEAD/DEAH box helicase, which encodes MSIFIEQLKSLAWTQAFSSKALAKARAYAADDRVEIIEINDKKIEAFCVGSENQAYEQSIYLSEDRLGSVNLRCLCSCPVVIDCKHCAAVLYHLQGSADDASESDAQIPLGRALEHWLSTIPVPAKPAEEGAQTAGTRLFYKLKPTPVSGKWLLDIFKVSQLKSGELREVKPMYSLAEMLMRQPGYLSELDLRVARLLVAMHSHHAYYSGYPLEGSSGAELLEMLLRTSRLFLDFEDLRPLVPGAKRIGQFAWAEQADGGFRAQWSSAEAEQETVLALEPLYYLDREQRQIGPLFNELEEKLASHLTLAPDIPARQAMQFSHRMSAATRIPPPHQLTERVIDDVLPQPQLTLVSGRERSRWEYILEHRAALVFTYNGQPTVDRNPEVMILNGTETQRIQRQPAVEKKLRQILQKLGFKKATRKSSLDRPGEMFTLPDDSAWLGFMHEGLATLRASDWQVEVSPGFHFNVQPVEHWYAEVEEEAGHQWFDLQLGIVVNGQRYSLLPILLHLLRTQPRLLDPVNLAQRSDDEKLLIELKPSGFGDSSGAKVALPLSRVKPLMATLGELYLGGHQGDALRLSVPDAARLSMLDGVPLDWQGGERLRTFAKRLQNSSHTHVAAPAGLNAQLRPYQLEGLNWMQTLRELEVGGILGDDMGLGKTLQTLAHLLTEKHAGRLDCPALAVMPTSLIPNWLDEAERFTPQLKVLALHGTGRQKDFANLAEYDLVLTTYALLPRDLETLQPQLWSVLILDEAQNIKNPISKAAQAARDLQARQRLCLSGTPLENHLGELWSQFHFLMPGWLGDSKSFNRDYRTPIEKHGNVQRMQHLTARIKPFLLRRKKDQVATELPPKTEIVHWVDLSDGQRDVYETVRVAMDKKVRDEIARSGVARSQIIILDALLKLRQVCCDLRLINMPITAKALRSGSGKLVSLMEMLEELLGEGRRILLFSQFTSMLALIEEELQQRDIAYSLLTGDTTDRRTPVKDFQGGKVPLFLISLKAGGTGLNLTAADTVIHFDPWWNPAVENQATDRAYRIGQNNPVFVYKLIARGTVEEKIQALQQEKAALAGAVLEGGTTGGWKLEQSDIEALFAPLPVSKD